The Apium graveolens cultivar Ventura chromosome 10, ASM990537v1, whole genome shotgun sequence nucleotide sequence TTGAGAACTGATATATATTGCACTGATTTATATTATTCTTTTTTTCTTCTGTTTTACTAcatcttttttaaaaaaatgaaagaGATTACAATTGttatcaattatttttttaaaatatttaagtGTCACTGGGTGATAATACTCATAAATTAAAACGTGTCatatttgatcatttggaaaaaaTTTCAGAGAAAATTTTGGATAATTAGTACCAGAATGTTTTGTGAAAGATTATCAGGGAATAATAAATTTACGGGTCTTGTTAATAATGCCAAGTGTTAATTGATATATTAGAATTTAAAAGATTGCATGGCAATTATATTTTTTGGAAATATAGGAGCATCTTTCTGTTTTCATAATTATAATCGATTTTCTTGAAAATCTAGTAATTTAATAAGGGATTTATTTTATAACatttttctaaatggagattgAGCCATCACCAAGCTGTGGTGGGCTGTAGCTagtgaaaaaaaaattattcaatttttttttatagtACAGCTCATATATTTTAGAATTCGTTTAGGAAATTAGCCCAACTTTTATGTTATTACAAGTTAAATGTCTCACAGACCAGGTGAAAAAAAAATTCAGGTCATAAATAAGCCGTGTGAGACACGAGTCATATTctagattttttttatatatcatgtaattataaTATTCTTAACTGTTTTCTTTTTTGTAAATGTAGTACAATAtctaacgtatatcaaatacaagttaattatttatcaatgtgtattattttcataaaagacaataccaaattacacaacgttttataactcattaagcaaaatatatatatttttgtttgtgttatataatttatatttaatgaatgaatataaacaggatAGTCAGTGTatgtttaaaacgaaacgattatacttaatctgtagaatgtcgttagtatgtttacaaataaaaagttaagaagtaacatatatgttgaatacagcgttgaccaaaaattttgaattttatttaaataaattatatgtactagtctatattattaattatttcactactaacttacaattagcttactcaatttaaaaagataaaaaatgcataactgaattCAGAATGACGTGCAATCATAAtgtacaataatgtaaaatttacactactgttaatataaaagttgattttaatgaaaaatgttagtttttgaaattcaacgtatatATGCAtagaaaaatgttagttttttatttacactacggTTACCAAAGTAACATTAATTAAGTTATATATGTGTGTGTCAACATGTAAATTATCGTATGTTgcatttcttagtaaattacgacggtttcaattatttatatgctaaatatctgatttatatACATGTATAATCATAATTAACATCTAGAGAGACAaattattacttaaataacatacatttataattattcaaaaattaaaattatgtaataaataaattgcaataatttatatatggcaTTCATATTATCACTAGCAAACAATCTATGTCTAGTTTTTACGCAACCcagtatcaatcatggttgtaacataaaaataaattatatattataaagacttgttattgatattcatgatttttttaagaattcgaaggaaaaattataattatatcgttatttaaattgtttttaaattcttttcattactactctaatatttcttcatgtaataatttgataatattgtatactattcttctaaaattaaatatttttcaatttgataaaattttataaatatgagTCGAACTAGTTAATTCAATCAGATTATTGCATAAtgtatattttttttcttaaatagtgtaaaatgcattgaatcaaatgttaCAATGTAGTATAGATATAAcatttatttgaataatttaaaatattaaaataattcaaaatatttgtacaatattatctaGATCAATGACTATTACTTATCTacaagaattttttttaaaaagatagtttttttaaagtgaaaaatgagaaataaatcaatttaatatatcatcgtagttttaacaattctcttgagatctcatatcaaatttcgaatatttttaaaatccgaacaagtcccaaaaataataatgcgctagtagtgaaattaataattttaaaacaaatattcaattgacttgatcttataaacacctcaaacacattaatttatattatcataagatattaaaaaatttcacattattggtaagatattctcgccgaactcataatttaaatttactaaacgtagatTATGAAGATATTTTTTGGacgggtcatgtagtcaaatttcgagtattttttgaagaatataccaagttctgatttcaaattcgaaataaactaaaatgaaTTGACTTATTATAATTCGAACtcatctaaatatgtaatactagtatagattatttatatataagcgattctattttcaatattttctttaaaaattatacatgtacattttaattactttttataataataaaatattttaaaatatgtgagatacattttcaaactaaaaaaagataaataaataagataataattcatttatgtactatgtctaattttgtatccagaattcaatttttttaaattatcatgtacaaatatttaagtaactattttttttgcggaattcaagtaattatctttaaagttaaataaaatattcatttagcacacttacatattttGTGTATAATAAAAATCACATGTGataatatggtgtagtggtatgagGTTGTATAGGTGAATGAAATATCTCAAGTTCGATTCCCATAAAGCacatttttatataaatattaaaaacagggATAATTTAGTCTTTTGAATGAGATTTTTTAATCTCACTAATTATTCTCTTGTTCtgctattatatatagaagaggTTAGGGTCGGCCCTAGGGTTTTGGGTACTATAGGAGAAATTTGAAAATGATACCCTATATTCTTAATGTCTCGTTTTTTCATATCTATAACTAAATTTTTATACAACTTGTATATGCAAAAAATGAGAAATTCAATAAAATTAGAATAGTAAGAAAACAATAATAAGTGATGCTCATGAGTTTCTTGTTGTCTTCCATTCTGAAATTTTCGACCTCCTGCAACTAGAGGTGGCCAAACGGGCGGTTTGGCTCGGCACGCTCGTGAATCGACTCGCCAGAAACTCAAATAACTCGGCTCGTGACGTGCCGGTTCAAAATTCGGCACAAACCATATATTAAAACGAGCCGAGCACGAGTTGGATTGGATTGAACCGGAACCGGCCCGGAACCGGCACGCGATTCGCCACCTGGCTGCCTAacttttatttttgaaaaatattcaAAGGGATCAAATAGGAAAGGATACTCTGAATCATAGAACTAGAATGAAATATATGATCAACCAACATTTATCGACTTTGAAAAAGAGTCAGAAGAGATGGTTTGATCCTCTTATTTTGATTTCTCGAACCGAGAGATCCATGAATCGGGATCCTGATGCATATAGATACAAATGGTCCAATGGGAGCAATAATTAAAAATACtatcttatattattttaaatttctaatTTGAAAACTTTCAAATATATGCAAAATGTTATAAATGTTATTAATTAACAATCATTCATATATATTTGTTGGTAATGGGTGTTTAAAAAAATGAACAACGAAAATATAAAAAAGCACCTGATTTATTTACCAAAAAAAGAGACATTAACCTTTTAAAAAAacatttgtcaaaaaaaatagaaaattcgTGAACCGGCCCGCTAAATCGGCACGCTCGGCACGCAAAAGGTCTTTTCTTTTCCTGTTCACGAATCCCATGCACCAGGTTCCATGTCATGCGTCATCCTGCTCACATGCTACATTGTTACTGCTTGCTAATTAGCTAATAATTTAATTTGCATTATTAAGAATCATCTCTGTCAAATATTATCTGTCAATCAACTATAATCAAGGGCATCCTATTAGAAAAAAATACAGTGTTCATATAATTCGGCTCGCCAAATTCAGCAACCCGGCTCGCCGTCTCCCCTCATCCGTCTGCAACTCGTGTAAACCGTCAAAATCGTTGAACTCGGGTAAATCGCGGGCCGTTCACGAATTGCCGTTTATCGAACCGGCCCGAACCCGGCACGGTTTGTCTTATCACACGGGCTGTTTACGAGTTCATAACTAAACGAACCGGCCCGCCGAAAATTCGACACGGCACGCACGGCACGATTGTGTGGCCACCTCTACCTGCAACAAGTGAGAATGTACTAGTCAAATAAAATAGTCATCATAACTAATATAAGACAATACCAAATTAAATGTTATAAAAGTGAGTTTATTGTTACTGTTTTTTAAACTTTTTTCTAGGCTTTTGAAATAAAAATCTCTTTATGATTTTATCATAATTTAGAGAATTTCCCGGGTCATTTTCGATTGACAATAAAGCTAACACATTAAGGGGGCTTTGGTTCATCTCGGCGAAACGGAATGGAATCGAGAAAGGGAAAGGAGGAGAAATGAAACGAAAGGCCCAAAATTGTTTTACGTGTTTGGTTTAGATCCGGAAACGGAATGAAAATTTACATGATTacatttatttttgattttttactATTAAGCAATCTCAATATagtcaaatatatttatattataacagtataatatattaatattataataaataaacaaatttaattatttaatagcaccattaacttttttaataaattaacatataaatttatttcaaaattatttttaatttataaaaactaaattataaatcatttttaattttcaaaattaattttacaTACTGATGTATTTTTTTGGTCCaagatttaaattataatttgAAATAAGAAAATAAAAGTGAGAATGAAATAGAAGAGGATGGTACAATGAAGTGTCCTTGTAAACgttgtaaaaatttgaattggtTAAAAATTGATGATGTTAGATTTCATTTGTTCGCTAAAGGGATGCTTGAGGGTTATACTGTGTGGACGTCGCACGGTGAAAAGATAGGAAGAAAACGTAGTCGAACATCACATCATCGTCGTTATGTTCGGGAACCTCCGAGAGTAGAAGAACCGGTAGATTTGAATGCGATGTTACATGATTTTGCCGGTGAAAATTATGaattttatgacactacggatACGAGAACTGTGAATGTAGAAGAAGCTCCAAATGATAGTGCTAAAATATTGTTCGAGGTTATTGTTGAAAATGGAGCACCTATTTATCCCAGTAATACAAAGTACACAAGATTAAGTTTTACCACAAAATTATTGGAATTCGAAAATAACTCACATTCTAGTAATAAAGCTTTTGATAGTTTGCTTAAACTTCTTACTGATGTGTTACCAAAAAAGCATACATTACCCGAAACTTATTATGtaatgaaaaaaattatgaaggatttgagggttgaatatgaaaaaattgatttgtgtgagaatgattttatgttattttatggagatgacaaggaTACAGTTGTGTGTGATATATGTGGTGAAGATCGTTATCGGGATATTTCTAGGAAAGATGGTAAAAAAATACCAAAAAAAATCTTAAGACACTTTCCTTTGATTCCTCGACTACAACGCATATATATGCCGGCACATACATCCGATCACATGAGATGGTACAAAAATAGAGATGTGAAATTAGGAGAAATAAGTCATCCCACGGATGGAGAAGAGTGGAAAAATTTTGACCGTCGGTATCCATCATTTGCTCAAGAGATTCGTAACATAAGACTTGGTCTTGCGACCGATGGTTTCAACCCTTTTGGCCCTACCGGAAAAAAAACATATAGTGTGTGGCCcgtggtgatagttgtctacaATCTTCCACCATCGATGTGTATCAAAAAGCCTTATATGTTCATGACCGATATAGTGTCAGGTCCAAATAGCATTGGAAAAGATATTAACATTTGTCTAAGGCCTCTCATCGATGAATTGAAGATATTGTGGAATACTGGAGTGAAAACATACGACCAatttttgaaacaaaattttacaATGAGAGCGGCTCTTATGTGGACAATTAGTGACTATCCCTCTATGAGTATGATAAGTGGGTGGTCAGGTCAAGGAAAAATGAGATGTCAAGCGTGTCTTGGAAGTGTGCAAGGGTTTCAATTAAAATATTGTGGAAAGTGTAGTTTCTATGGCACGAACCGAATATTCCTTGAACAAATGATCCACTCCGTCAAAAAAGTAATTTGTTTAATAATGAAGAAAAAAGATTGTTTCGTGGTCGTTTGTCCGGGGAGGGTGTTAAGGAGTTGCTTGATACTTTAGTTTTTCCACCACCCGGAAAGACTAATTCGAAGGCATAGAGTGTCGGATACGGGGAAGAGCATCATTGGACTCATGTCCAAATCTTTTACGAACTCCCTTATTGGTCATCAAATAATTTACGATATTCAATTGACATCATGCATACggaaaaaaaatgtttttgaaaacattttttttactATTGTGAATGCGGCAAAGTCAAAAGATCATAAAAAAACATGAGCGGATTGCAAGCATTTTTGGGTGTTACCACATTTGTGGATCGATGAAAAAGGAAAGTCACCTAAAGCACCttattcccttactagaaaataaCGTAAACTTTTGTGTGAATGGATTAGTGCACTAAAACTTCCAGATGGTTATTTCTCAAATATATCACGTTGTTGCAATGTTGAGGAATGTACATTTTACGGATTCAAATTGCACGATTGTcatatttttcttcaaaaattattgcCTCTTACAATTCGTGAACTTCTACCGGCGCCTATTGCGGATGCCATCACGGAAATTTCTAACTTTTTCCAAGATTTA carries:
- the LOC141692015 gene encoding uncharacterized protein LOC141692015, yielding MKCPCKRCKNLNWLKIDDVRFHLFAKGMLEGYTVWTSHGEKIGRKRSRTSHHRRYVREPPRVEEPVDLNAMLHDFAGENYEFYDTTDTRTVNVEEAPNDSAKILFEVIVENGAPIYPSNTKYTRLSFTTKLLEFENNSHSSNKAFDSLLKLLTDVLPKKHTLPETYYDTVVCDICGEDRYRDISRKDGKKIPKKILRHFPLIPRLQRIYMPAHTSDHMRWYKNRDVKLGEISHPTDGEEWKNFDRRYPSFAQEIRNIRLGLATDGFNPFGPTGKKTYSVWPVVIVVYNLPPSMCIKKPYMFMTDIVSGPNSIGKDINICLRPLIDELKILWNTGVKTYDQFLKQNFTMRAALMWTISDYPSMSMISGWSGQGKMRCQACLGSVQGALKLPDGYFSNISRCCNVEECTFYGFKLHDCHIFLQKLLPLTIRELLPAPIADAITEISNFFQDLCSSVVTKTDLEMMEKSVIKALCLLETIFPQSWFDSMEHLVVHLAEEIRLVGPAYWHWMYPIERLLGKLKQKVGNKTRVEGSIAERYMEEEILNICSFYFASDTIHNKVRRNEVLFDVQNSENLEVFKYPIQSLGKERTRYMNDDERELAEEYVLLNSPEVQPYLRKDQDRVMRQCPETTPQDLDRIVKSRFKTWFKLKVDKDEVERSRFKDLLEGPVLKVMTFETCQVNGYRFSTKFASGSGIVVKGNSVGNGVQIDKNRVVTIDMTSRLKSIEIFILASQASQEDRSNALTSFSLFVDFAQYGQIPFIRREEEEDKDDEDENEGEEEVNRGDNENDDDDKDDDGFDDIE